In Silene latifolia isolate original U9 population chromosome X, ASM4854445v1, whole genome shotgun sequence, the following proteins share a genomic window:
- the LOC141622638 gene encoding urease accessory protein F — protein MDMEIEEERESKRLRLGYSQEWSLWQLLDSILPTGGFAHSYGLEAAMQARIVNSPEDLQIFVTHVLENTGSLLLPFVYATTTSHDIETWHKLDKLLNAMLSNEVARKASTTQGSALLRIASAMFTELPSLKAMRRESLQTRTVSFHHAPIFGLVCGLLGLDPCISQRAYLFITLRDVISAATRLNLIGPQAGAILQHRVASVAEEILNKWKDRDVEDACQTAPVLDAVQACHGYLFSRMFCS, from the coding sequence ATGGATATGGAAATTGAAGAAGAAAGAGAGAGCAAAAGGCTCCGTCTTGGATACTCGCAAGAGTGGAGCTTATGGCAACTACTTGATTCCATCTTACCAACAGGTGGTTTTGCACATTCATATGGCCTTGAGGCTGCTATGCAAGCTCGTATAGTAAACTCCCCGGAAGATCTCCAAATATTTGTGACACACGTGTTGGAAAATACCGGGAGCCTTCTTCTCCCATTTGTATATGCTACAACTACATCTCACGACATAGAAACGTGGCATAAGCTCGACAAACTGTTGAATGCAATGCTGAGCAATGAAGTTGCTCGTAAAGCTTCGACTACCCAAGGATCAGCACTTCTTAGAATTGCTTCAGCCATGTTTACAGAATTGCCCTCTTTGAAAGCGATGAGACGAGAGTCGCTGCAAACTCGGACTGTTTCTTTCCACCATGCTCCTATCTTTGGGCTTGTATGCGGGCTTCTAGGCCTTGATCCTTGCATCTCTCAGCGAGCTTACCTGTTTATCACATTGAGAGATGTTATCTCTGCTGCTACGCGATTGAATTTGATCGGACCCCAAGCTGGAGCTATTTTGCAACATCGAGTGGCTTCCGTAGCTGAGGAGATTCTTAACAAGTGGAAGGATCGTGATGTTGAGGATGCGTGCCAAACTGCGCCTGTACTTGATGCTGTGCAAGCCTGCCATGGCTACTTGTTTTCGAGAATGTTCTGCTCTTAA
- the LOC141619363 gene encoding L-ascorbate oxidase homolog — MKIGKMTTLSKTSSLLPFLFSMIVMMVRAEDPYLFFTWNVSYGTRSPLGVPQQVILINNEFPGPNLNTTTNNNVVINIFNNLDEPLLFTWSGIQQRKNSWQDGTPGTMCPIQPGTNYTYHFQVKDQIGSYYYFPTTTFQKAAGGFGGLRINSRLLIPVPFADPEDDYTVLVGDWYADSHTVLRKRLDGGKSLARPDGVLMNGRQGKVGDGNEKPLFTMKPGKTYRYRICNVGMKNSINFRFQGHTMKLVEVEGSHTVQNIYDSLDIHLGQCYSVLVTADQEPKDYYLVASSRFTKYHLQATGIVRYEGATGAASTVLPEAPVGWAWSLNQFRSLRWNLTASAARPNPQGSYHYGQINITRTIKLVNTAAVIDGKLRYAINGASHTDVDTPLKLAEFYGVADKLFKYDTIGDEPPANIDTLDRFTTGPNVLNATFRNFVEIIFENHEKSIQTWHLDGYSFFAVAVEVGTWSPEKRKNYNLLDGLSRYTIQVYPKSWAAIMLTFDNAGMWHLRNESPERSYLGQQMYVSVVSPERSLRDEYNLPETSLICGIVKGMPKPIPYHM, encoded by the exons ATGAAGATTGGAAAGATGACAACGCTAAGCAAGACGTCCTCATTGTTGCCATTCCTATTCTCCATGATTGTTATGATGGTTCGCGCTGAGGACCCGTACTTGTTTTTTACATGGAATGTTAGTTATGGCACTCGCTCTCCTTTGGGCGTTCCTCAACAAGTTATTCTCATTAACAATGAGTTTCCCGGTCCTAATTTGAACACCACTACCAACAACAACGTCGTGATTAATATTTTCAACAATCTTGACGAGCCATTGCTCTTCACCTG GAGTGGAATTCAACAGAGGAAGAACTCATGGCAAGACGGTACACCGGGAACAATGTGCCCAATTCAACCAGGGACAAACTACACATACCATTTCCAGGTAAAAGATCAGATTGGAAGCTACTACTATTTCCCAACTACCACCTTCCAAAAGGCAGCAGGCGGGTTTGGTGGGCTTAGGATCAACAGCCGTCTCTTAATCCCAGTCCCCTTTGCTGATCCTGAGGACGACTACACTGTCCTAGTCGGTGACTGGTACGCAGACAGCCACACTGTTCTCAGGAAGCGTCTTGATGGTGGAAAATCCTTGGCTAGGCCAGACGGTGTCCTGATGAACGGTAGACAAGGTAAGGTTGGTGACGGAAATGAGAAGCCTCTTTTTACCATGAAGCCAGGTAAGACTTACAGGTACAGAATTTGCAATGTCGGGATGAAGAACTCAATTAACTTCCGATTCCAAGGCCATACCATGAAGTTAGTCGAGGTTGAGGGATCCCACACCGTTCAGAACATCTACGATTCTCTTGATATTCACCTTGGACAATGTTACTCGGTTCTTGTCACTGCTGATCAAGAACCTAAGGACTACTACTTGGTCGCTTCCTCCAG GTTCACTAAGTACCACCTCCAAGCGACAGGCATTGTACGCTATGAAGGCGCAACAGGCGCTGCATCAACCGTCCTACCAGAGGCACCAGTAGGCTGGGCATGGTCATTGAACCAGTTCAGGTCACTAAGGTGGAATTTGACCGCTAGCGCAGCAAGGCCTAACCCACAAGGATCATACCACTACGGTCAAATCAACATTACCCGAACCATTAAGCTGGTTAACACAGCTGCTGTTATTGATGGCAAGCTTCGTTATGCTATCAACGGTGCCTCCCACACCGATGTTGACACCCCATTGAAGCTTGCAGAGTTTTATGGTGTTGCTGACAAACTGTTCAAGTATGATACCATTGGTGATGAGCCACCAGCTAACATCGACACCTTAGATAGGTTCACCACCGGTCCCAATGTCCTTAACGCCACATTCAGGAACTTTGTCGAAATCATTTTTGAGAATCATGAAAAGAGCATCCAAACCTGGCATTTGGATGGCTACTCTTTCTTCGCTGTCGC GGTTGAAGTCGGGACCTGGTCACCCGAGAAGAGGAAGAACTACAATCTCCTAGACGGGTTGAGCAGATACACAATACAAGTGTACCCAAAATCATGGGCAGCAATAATGCTGACATTTGACAATGCAGGAATGTGGCATTTGAGGAACGAATCCCCGGAAAGATCTTACCTAGGACAGCAAATGTATGTTAGTGTTGTTTCACCTGAAAGGTCACTCAGGGATGAATACAACCTACCAGAGACCTCCTTGATCTGTGGCATTGTCAAGGGCATGCCTAAGCCAATTCCTTACCATATGTAA